The proteins below come from a single Streptomyces tubercidicus genomic window:
- the nudC gene encoding NAD(+) diphosphatase has protein sequence MTTWTDHSADRPITFSAPSGIDRSAHHRLDEAWLAAAWSHPTTRVFVVSGGQALIDDTPDGRTELIMTPSFEAPLTEAHRYYLGTDNDGVSYFALQKDSLPGRMDQSARPAGLREAGLLLSPRDAGLLVHAVALENWQRLHRFCSRCGERTVIAAAGHIRRCPACGAEHYPRTDPAVIMLVTDEEDRALLGRQVHWPEGRFSTLAGFVEPGESIEQSVAREVFEEAGVVVGDVEYIASQPWPFPSSLMLGFMARATSSDIQVDGEEIEEARWFSREDLRTAFESGEVLPPYGISIAARLIELWYGKPLPKP, from the coding sequence GTGACCACCTGGACCGACCACAGCGCCGACCGGCCGATCACCTTCAGCGCGCCGAGCGGAATCGACCGCTCCGCCCATCACCGCCTCGACGAGGCATGGCTGGCGGCGGCCTGGAGCCACCCGACGACGCGCGTCTTCGTGGTGTCCGGCGGCCAGGCGCTGATCGACGACACCCCCGACGGCCGCACCGAGCTGATCATGACGCCGTCCTTCGAGGCGCCACTGACCGAGGCCCACCGCTACTACCTCGGCACCGACAACGACGGCGTCAGCTACTTCGCCCTCCAGAAGGACTCGCTGCCCGGCCGCATGGACCAGTCCGCGCGCCCGGCGGGCCTGCGCGAGGCCGGCCTGCTGCTGTCGCCCCGCGACGCCGGTCTCCTCGTCCACGCCGTCGCTCTGGAGAATTGGCAGCGCCTGCACCGCTTCTGCTCCCGCTGCGGCGAGCGCACCGTCATCGCCGCCGCCGGCCACATCCGCCGCTGCCCGGCCTGCGGCGCGGAGCACTACCCGCGCACCGACCCCGCCGTGATCATGCTCGTCACCGACGAGGAGGACCGCGCACTCCTGGGCCGCCAGGTCCACTGGCCCGAAGGCCGCTTCTCCACCCTCGCGGGCTTCGTCGAGCCGGGCGAGTCCATCGAGCAGTCGGTGGCCCGCGAGGTCTTCGAGGAGGCCGGTGTCGTCGTCGGCGACGTCGAATACATCGCCAGCCAGCCCTGGCCCTTCCCCTCCAGCCTGATGCTGGGCTTCATGGCGCGCGCCACCTCCTCCGACATCCAGGTCGACGGCGAGGAAATCGAAGAGGCCCGCTGGTTCTCCCGCGAGGACCTGCGCACCGCCTTCGAATCCGGCGAGGTCCTCCCGCCCTACGGCATCTCCATCGCCGCCCGCCTCATCGAACTCTGGTACGGCAAGCCGCTGCCGAAGCCGTAA
- a CDS encoding WhiB family transcriptional regulator, with protein sequence MQLQTRTPSVATDLIPPPDPQENSLLPLTELDDEIDRLGAAVPCRTYDPEVFFAESPADVEYAKTLCQTCPVREACLAGAKDRREPWGVWGGELFVQGVVVPRKRPRGRPRKNPVTA encoded by the coding sequence GTGCAACTCCAGACGCGCACCCCGTCCGTAGCGACCGACCTGATCCCTCCGCCCGACCCCCAGGAGAACTCCTTGCTGCCCCTCACCGAGCTCGACGACGAGATCGACCGCCTCGGCGCCGCTGTTCCGTGCCGTACCTACGACCCGGAGGTCTTCTTCGCCGAGTCCCCGGCCGACGTCGAGTACGCCAAGACGCTGTGCCAGACCTGCCCCGTCCGTGAGGCCTGTCTCGCCGGTGCCAAGGACCGCCGTGAGCCGTGGGGCGTCTGGGGTGGCGAGCTCTTCGTCCAGGGTGTCGTCGTGCCGCGGAAGCGTCCGCGTGGCCGTCCGCGTAAGAACCCGGTCACGGCATGA
- a CDS encoding ATP-dependent DNA helicase UvrD2 yields the protein MRTTGSGGCGQVSRASRRTWQHGGVTAATDSSLFPQVPDSADGVLDGLDPEQREVATALHGPVCVLAGAGTGKTRAITHRIAYGVRAGILQPASVLAVTFTARAAGEMRGRLRQLGAGGVQARTFHSAALRQLQFFWPKAVGGEVPRLLERKVQLVAEAAARCRVRLDRNELRDVTAEIEWSKVTQTVPADYPAAVAKSGREAPRDPAEIGQIYGTYEQLKRDRGSIDFEDVLLLTVGVLQDRHDIAEQVRAQYQHFVVDEYQDVSPLQQRLLELWLGDRDNLCVVGDASQTIYSFTGATPDHLLNFRTRHPNATVVKLVRDYRSSPQVVHLANGLLSQAKGRAAEHRLELISQRDAGPEPVYTEYADEPAEAEGTARRIRDLIASGVSAGEIAVLYRINAQSEVYEQALADVGVPYQLRGAERFFERPEVREAGVKLRGAARFGSNDALLDEAMDLPSEVRAVLSDMGWTSRPPAGSGAVRDRWESLAALVRLAEDFAGARPAATLADLVAELDERANAQHAPTVEGVTLASLHAAKGLEWDAVFLVGLTEGMMPITYARTDEQIEEERRLLYVGVTRARLHLGLSWSLARSPGGRASRRPSRFLSGLRPGSGAVAGRRTPGAVSGGVERGDGPAAVARRPKHRSPARCRVCNRTLTDAGEMKLMRCEDCPSELDEALYERLCDWRAEQAARSRQPAYCVFTDKTLMAIAEAVPGTESELAVISGVGRRKFDRYGSDVLAICAGEELAGVAEEGPGGAAENSSKK from the coding sequence ATGCGTACGACCGGGTCCGGCGGCTGTGGACAGGTTTCCCGGGCGTCTCGGCGGACCTGGCAGCATGGCGGGGTGACAGCAGCAACGGACTCCTCTCTTTTCCCGCAGGTGCCTGACTCGGCCGACGGGGTGCTCGACGGGCTCGACCCCGAGCAGCGCGAGGTCGCGACGGCTCTGCACGGTCCGGTGTGCGTGCTGGCCGGTGCCGGCACGGGCAAGACCCGCGCGATCACCCACCGGATCGCGTACGGGGTACGGGCCGGGATTCTGCAGCCCGCGAGTGTGCTCGCCGTCACGTTCACGGCCCGCGCGGCCGGGGAGATGCGCGGCCGGCTGCGTCAGCTCGGCGCGGGCGGGGTGCAGGCCAGGACGTTCCACTCGGCGGCGCTGCGCCAGCTCCAGTTCTTCTGGCCGAAGGCCGTCGGCGGTGAGGTCCCGCGGCTGCTGGAGCGCAAGGTCCAGCTGGTCGCCGAGGCCGCCGCCCGCTGCCGCGTCCGGCTCGACCGCAATGAGCTGCGCGATGTCACGGCAGAGATCGAGTGGTCCAAGGTCACCCAGACCGTCCCGGCCGACTACCCGGCGGCGGTCGCCAAGTCCGGCCGTGAGGCGCCGCGCGACCCGGCCGAGATCGGGCAGATCTACGGCACGTACGAACAGCTCAAGCGCGACCGCGGCAGCATCGACTTCGAGGACGTGCTGCTCCTCACGGTCGGTGTGCTGCAGGACCGGCACGACATCGCCGAGCAGGTCCGTGCGCAGTATCAGCATTTCGTTGTCGACGAGTACCAGGACGTCAGCCCGCTCCAGCAGCGGCTGCTGGAGCTGTGGCTGGGGGACCGTGACAACCTCTGTGTGGTCGGCGACGCCAGCCAGACGATCTACAGCTTCACCGGCGCCACCCCCGACCACCTCCTCAACTTCCGCACCCGCCATCCGAACGCCACGGTCGTCAAGCTCGTCCGCGACTACCGCTCCAGCCCCCAGGTCGTGCACCTCGCCAACGGCCTCCTCTCCCAGGCGAAGGGGCGGGCCGCCGAGCACCGTCTGGAGCTGATCTCGCAGCGGGACGCGGGCCCCGAGCCCGTCTACACGGAGTACGCCGACGAGCCCGCCGAGGCCGAGGGCACCGCCCGCCGTATCCGCGATCTGATCGCCTCCGGGGTGTCCGCCGGGGAGATCGCGGTCCTCTACCGCATCAACGCCCAGTCCGAGGTCTATGAGCAGGCCCTGGCCGATGTGGGTGTGCCGTATCAGCTGCGGGGCGCCGAGCGGTTCTTCGAACGGCCGGAGGTGCGCGAGGCGGGCGTCAAGCTGCGGGGCGCCGCCCGCTTCGGGTCGAATGACGCGCTGCTCGACGAGGCGATGGACCTGCCGTCCGAGGTGCGGGCGGTGCTCAGCGACATGGGCTGGACCAGCCGGCCCCCGGCCGGTTCCGGGGCGGTGCGGGACCGCTGGGAGTCCCTGGCGGCCCTGGTGCGGCTCGCCGAGGACTTCGCCGGGGCCCGGCCCGCGGCCACCCTCGCCGACCTCGTCGCCGAGCTGGACGAGCGGGCCAACGCGCAGCACGCCCCGACGGTCGAAGGTGTGACCCTCGCGTCCCTGCACGCCGCCAAGGGCCTGGAGTGGGACGCCGTTTTCCTGGTCGGCCTCACCGAAGGCATGATGCCGATCACCTACGCCAGGACCGACGAGCAGATAGAGGAGGAGCGCCGGCTCCTGTATGTCGGCGTCACCCGTGCCCGGCTCCATCTGGGGCTGTCGTGGTCCCTGGCACGCTCTCCTGGCGGGCGGGCCTCCCGCCGCCCCAGCCGGTTCCTGAGCGGTCTGCGGCCGGGCTCCGGCGCGGTGGCGGGCCGCCGCACGCCGGGCGCGGTCTCCGGGGGCGTCGAGCGCGGCGACGGGCCGGCGGCGGTGGCCCGGCGCCCCAAGCACCGCAGCCCGGCCCGCTGCCGGGTCTGCAACAGGACGCTCACGGACGCGGGCGAGATGAAGCTGATGCGGTGTGAGGACTGCCCCTCGGAGCTGGACGAGGCGCTTTACGAGCGGCTGTGCGACTGGCGGGCCGAGCAGGCCGCGCGCTCCCGGCAGCCCGCGTACTGCGTCTTCACCGACAAGACACTGATGGCGATCGCGGAGGCCGTTCCGGGAACCGAATCGGAGCTCGCGGTCATCTCAGGAGTGGGGCGGCGGAAGTTCGACCGCTACGGCAGCGACGTGCTGGCAATCTGTGCCGGCGAGGAGCTCGCGGGGGTCGCGGAGGAGGGGCCCGGAGGCGCCGCGGAAAACTCGTCGAAAAAATAG
- a CDS encoding ABC1 kinase family protein: MSDLPRKAVTRTAKLAALPLGFAGRATWGLGKRIGGRSAEIVGRELQQRTAEQLFKVLGELKGGAMKFGQALSVFESALPEEIAGPYRAALTKLQEAAPPMPASTVHAVLAEQLGEDWPELFEEFEDKPAAAASIGQVHRAVWHDGREVAVKVQYPGAGQALLSDLSQLSRFARLLGPLIPGMDIKPLITELRDRVSEELDYSLEAEAQRAHAEEFADDPDVVVPAVVHQCDQVLVTEWMAGVPLSEVIADGTDEQRDRAGQLLARFLFSGPARTGLLHADPHPGNFRLLAGDFPDGPVEEWRLGVLDFGTVDRLPDGLPPTIGTSLRMTLDGEADVIYQLLCEEGFVKESIELDPDAVLEYLLPIIEPAQVDEFTFTRGWMRQQAARIGDPRSPAHQLGKQLNLPPAYLLIHRVTLSTIGVLCQLGATVRLRDELEAWLPGFVPEEEPAGADLTGFDTVVGADLGEEAVEGSTA, from the coding sequence ATGTCTGATCTTCCCCGCAAGGCGGTCACCCGCACCGCCAAGCTGGCCGCGCTGCCACTGGGGTTCGCCGGCCGCGCCACCTGGGGCCTGGGCAAGCGGATCGGCGGCAGATCCGCCGAGATCGTCGGCCGGGAGCTTCAACAGCGCACCGCGGAGCAGCTTTTCAAGGTGCTCGGTGAGCTGAAGGGCGGGGCGATGAAGTTCGGGCAGGCGCTGTCCGTCTTCGAGTCGGCGCTGCCCGAGGAGATCGCCGGGCCGTACCGCGCCGCTCTGACCAAACTCCAGGAAGCGGCCCCGCCGATGCCGGCGAGCACGGTACACGCGGTGCTGGCGGAGCAGCTCGGCGAGGACTGGCCGGAGCTGTTCGAGGAGTTCGAGGACAAGCCGGCCGCGGCGGCCTCCATCGGGCAGGTACACCGGGCGGTGTGGCATGACGGCCGCGAGGTGGCCGTCAAGGTGCAGTATCCGGGCGCCGGTCAGGCGCTGCTGTCGGATCTGTCGCAGCTGAGCCGGTTCGCCCGGCTGCTGGGTCCGCTGATCCCGGGCATGGACATCAAGCCGCTGATCACCGAGCTGCGCGACCGGGTGTCGGAGGAGCTGGACTACTCCCTGGAGGCGGAGGCCCAGCGGGCACACGCCGAGGAGTTCGCCGACGATCCGGATGTGGTGGTGCCGGCCGTGGTCCACCAGTGCGACCAGGTGCTGGTGACGGAGTGGATGGCGGGGGTGCCGCTGTCCGAGGTGATCGCGGACGGCACCGACGAACAGCGCGACCGGGCCGGCCAGCTCCTGGCACGCTTCCTCTTCTCCGGCCCCGCCCGTACGGGCCTGCTGCACGCCGACCCGCATCCGGGCAACTTCCGCCTGCTGGCCGGGGACTTCCCGGACGGCCCGGTCGAGGAGTGGCGGCTGGGGGTGCTGGACTTCGGCACCGTCGACCGGCTCCCCGACGGGCTGCCGCCGACGATCGGCACCTCACTGCGGATGACGCTGGACGGCGAGGCGGACGTCATCTACCAGCTGCTGTGCGAGGAGGGCTTCGTCAAGGAGTCCATCGAGCTGGATCCGGACGCGGTGCTGGAGTATCTGCTGCCGATCATCGAACCCGCGCAGGTGGACGAGTTCACCTTCACCCGGGGCTGGATGCGCCAACAGGCGGCCCGGATCGGCGATCCCCGCTCCCCCGCCCACCAGTTGGGCAAACAGCTCAATCTGCCGCCCGCCTACCTCCTGATCCACCGTGTGACCTTGAGCACGATCGGGGTGCTGTGCCAGTTGGGGGCGACGGTACGGCTGCGCGACGAACTGGAGGCATGGCTGCCGGGCTTTGTGCCCGAGGAGGAGCCGGCGGGCGCGGACCTCACCGGTTTCGACACCGTCGTCGGCGCGGACCTCGGTGAGGAGGCCGTCGAAGGGTCCACGGCCTGA
- a CDS encoding mycoredoxin — MAGTVTMYSTTWCGYCRRLKGQMDREGITYTEINIEHDPESAAFVEKANGGNQTVPTVLFPDGSTLTNPSLAQVKEKVGA; from the coding sequence ATGGCGGGCACTGTGACGATGTACAGCACGACCTGGTGTGGCTACTGCCGTCGGCTGAAGGGCCAGATGGACCGCGAGGGCATCACCTACACCGAGATCAACATCGAGCACGACCCGGAGTCCGCGGCGTTCGTGGAGAAGGCGAACGGCGGCAACCAGACGGTGCCGACCGTGCTGTTCCCCGATGGTTCGACGCTGACCAACCCGTCTCTGGCGCAGGTCAAGGAGAAGGTGGGGGCCTGA
- a CDS encoding dipeptidase: MSTTPDSAVRAYLTLHREAFLEDLADWLRIPSVSADPERAGDVRRSAEWLAAKLTDTGFPTTEIWETGGLPAVFAEWPAGDPSAPTVLVYGHHDVQPAAREDGWHTDPFAPEIIDGKMYARGAADDKGQVFFHTLGVRAHLAATDRTAPAVNLKLLIEGEEESGSPNFPALIEKHADRLACDAVIVSDTGMWSKDTPTVCTGMRGLTDCQIDLYGPDQDIHSGSFGGAVPNPATEAARLAAALHDTDRRVAIPGFYDGMIELTDRERELFAELPFDEAEWLRTAHSHATLGEAGSTTLERIWARPTAEVNGIGGGYQGPGGKTIVPSTAQLKLSFRLVAGQNAAAVQQSVRDWIAAQLPAGIRHEISFWGATRPCLTPLDHPALQSVVRAMGRAFDQKIRFTREGGSGPAADLQDVLGVPVLFLGISVPSDGWHAPNEKVELDLLMKGVETAAHLWGDLAETWPTA; encoded by the coding sequence ATGAGCACAACCCCGGACAGCGCCGTCCGCGCGTACCTCACCCTGCACCGCGAAGCCTTCCTCGAAGACCTCGCCGACTGGCTGCGCATCCCCTCGGTGTCCGCGGACCCCGAGCGCGCCGGCGACGTACGCCGCAGCGCCGAGTGGCTCGCCGCGAAGCTCACCGACACCGGCTTCCCGACCACCGAGATCTGGGAGACCGGCGGCCTGCCCGCGGTCTTCGCCGAATGGCCCGCCGGGGACCCGTCCGCGCCGACCGTGCTCGTCTACGGCCACCACGACGTACAGCCCGCCGCCCGCGAGGACGGCTGGCACACCGACCCCTTCGCGCCCGAGATCATCGACGGCAAGATGTACGCCCGCGGTGCCGCCGACGACAAGGGCCAGGTGTTCTTCCACACCCTGGGCGTGCGCGCGCACCTCGCCGCGACCGACCGCACCGCCCCCGCCGTCAACCTCAAGCTGCTGATCGAGGGCGAGGAGGAGTCCGGCTCCCCGAACTTCCCGGCCCTGATCGAAAAGCACGCCGACCGCCTCGCCTGCGACGCGGTGATCGTCTCCGACACCGGCATGTGGTCCAAGGACACCCCCACGGTCTGTACCGGCATGCGCGGCCTGACGGACTGCCAGATCGACCTCTACGGCCCCGACCAGGACATCCACTCCGGATCGTTCGGCGGCGCGGTCCCCAACCCGGCCACCGAGGCCGCCCGGCTGGCCGCCGCCCTGCACGACACCGACCGCCGGGTCGCCATCCCCGGCTTCTACGACGGCATGATCGAACTCACCGACCGCGAACGGGAACTCTTCGCCGAGCTCCCCTTCGACGAGGCGGAATGGCTGCGCACCGCGCACTCCCACGCCACCCTCGGCGAGGCCGGCAGCACGACCCTGGAACGCATCTGGGCCCGCCCCACCGCCGAGGTCAACGGCATCGGCGGCGGCTACCAAGGCCCCGGCGGCAAGACCATCGTCCCCTCCACCGCACAGCTCAAGCTGTCCTTCCGGCTGGTCGCGGGCCAGAACGCGGCCGCCGTACAGCAGTCCGTACGCGACTGGATCGCCGCACAGCTCCCGGCCGGCATCCGCCACGAGATCTCCTTCTGGGGCGCCACCCGCCCCTGCCTCACCCCGCTCGACCACCCCGCGCTGCAGTCCGTCGTCCGCGCCATGGGCCGGGCCTTCGACCAGAAGATCCGCTTCACCCGCGAGGGCGGCTCCGGACCCGCCGCCGACCTCCAGGACGTCCTCGGCGTCCCGGTCCTCTTCCTCGGCATCTCCGTCCCCTCCGACGGCTGGCACGCACCGAACGAAAAGGTCGAACTCGACCTGCTGATGAAGGGCGTCGAAACCGCCGCCCACCTGTGGGGCGACCTGGCGGAGACCTGGCCCACGGCCTGA